Within Anticarsia gemmatalis isolate Benzon Research Colony breed Stoneville strain chromosome 15, ilAntGemm2 primary, whole genome shotgun sequence, the genomic segment tattatttgtatcggCGTTGCAATTATATACTAAGTATAGTTTTTATTCTGAGTATTGATACTCCAGTTTCACGATAGTGtcctcattaaaataaatttagttctATTCACAGGTACACGCTTGCTTTGAAATCCTTGGATTCGATATACTTTTGGATCACAAGCTGCATCCTTATATATTAGAAGTAAGTggaattttaagttaataagtcgagaaaattaattaaaattcatcgTGAGGAAAACTttcatgcctaaaatttgtttaataaatttattgaggccatgcaaagtccccaacccgcacttggccagtgtggtggactcaaggcctattaCAACCAATCCTTACACGCTCTTTCATATAGGTACCATAAGGAATAAAGACTATGTTTTCAATGTGATAATCTATCTCCAGGTGAATCATTCGCCCAGCTTCCACACGGACACGCAACTGGACCGCGAGGTGAAGGAGGGGCTGCTCACAGACACCTTCACCATGCTCAACATCTGGCAGTGCGACAAACGACGGGTGCTCGAAGAAGACCGGAAGAGAATACGGGACAGATTATTGCAGACTAACAAGTAAGTTTGTTTATGCGTTAGTTGATGTGTCGTTATTTTAGCCtcagtaacgccatctatgttTAATATGTAGGTTCTTTATATAGAacaagaaactattttttttttgcaggtATGCAGACTTTGCTCCAGCAGAAGATAAAGAGCCAGAAAAAAGTCCATGGCAAACACAAATACAATGGGAAGAGACACATCTTGGAAactataggtatattattacttttatattatttaacatcaaCATTAAAACTTGGATTATGCATACACAATCGAAGTTAAACATTACATAAAAGACTTAAATTAGAATATACTTCCCAAGATTGCTGCAGTTGGATgattattatatactaataaaccacaaaacttgttttattttgtacttattgtAGGATGTAGTGAAGTTGTATTATGTTCGGTAGACGCGTGTACCCGGTGGGCGAGCAGTACGCATCGCTGTTCCAGCAGCCCTCGGGCTCGCTGTACACGGGCACGGCCTCGTCCCGCGCCCGCGGGGACTGCACGCGCATACAGCGCGAGGAGTTCCAGGTACTAAAGATATGACTTTTTATTAGTAGTTATTGATAAGCCGGGTTCTGACTGAGCGAGCAGTCTCGCGAGGCAATCTCGGTCACACTCATTTCGATGTGAGAGAAAAGAGactagatattgcctcgcgaggctgctcgttCACTCAGGACCCGGCTATTGACTAATTATTCCCAGGATTAAAGACATAAACATTTCAGCCTTGAGTTTCtcatgaatatattattttaataagctttTCCTTTTATAGCAAACCAAAGCTAAAGCGGAGGCTCTCAAGAAACCATCTCagccaaaacaaacaaaagaagtGGAGAAAAAGCCGGGTGAGGAGACCGGCTCCACGACTACCGCCACCGTCGCCACCGCTAACACCGCCACCACTGACAAGACCAGCAAAACCAGTAAGACTCGCAGTGAAAAGGAACAGAAACGTAAAGATAAAGACAAGGAAGAatcaaaagaaaagaaattaaCGGGCAAAACATCTCCTATCGTTGCACCTGTTGTAAGTGACCACATTGAATCACGtctataaaagaaaatctataaaatagaATGCATAAAGAGGCCTATGACGATACCTGACGATACATGACGatatctctctctcttccatgctatgaatcccatacgGTAGTGGGGTTAGCTTTCCTTATCTTACTCCCCCACTTCGCGCTGtactggacatcgtcttcgaaAACCCCACACTCAGTCATGTCTTTTTGCACGCGACGAAATGGTTTTCCTCCATAAACAAATAAGATACTCTTCTTGTGTTAATTACAGACATCTTTACCAAGTGATTAATCAGATTTAAATTATAGAAGTAACCATTAGTTTGTTTTTCAGGTGCCAGAAAAGGAGATCAAGCCTCCTTACGTGTTATGTTCTTTTGAGCCTGATCCGATCGTGGAGAAAGAGGAACGTGAAAGAGTCAACTTGCTGGCTCAGAGGGACTTCCTCATTAGGAGTTATGGCATGTTAGAACAGGTATATATTCCCTTTTTTAAAACCTGCTTCACAGCTTAAAGATAAATAGTATTAGTCCTCAAGTAAAGGCAGACAgatttcttcatacatattaGGTATGTACTTTGTCTGACACATATGGTTCCAACTTTCAGTTAAGTATTGAAACTAATCTTGCATTCTCtcagagaaaaatattataacaacaatTTTCTTTGCAGATTTATTTAGTCATGAAAAAAATGGGAACCCTTCGGCCAGAAGATGAACGGAAATACGGTGTTTATGGAAGACTTTCCGTTGTATCTAATTCGCCCAAGGTAACGAaacttattattaacattatatacCAAAGACAATGTTCTCAGGCCTTTTCATTAAGTGCATTCCTGCGAGGATTGGGAAAATTAGTTTCGAGATGCATTCCTTTCTCTGAGAATGTCCCACAAAGTTAGCGCCAAGTGACCACCGACCAAGTGTCTATCTATATCTATTGATTTCAAAATTGTTAATTGCTCTAGAACTGGAAAAAATTAACAGCCTCAGCTATTTTTTCGAGAAcaaatgtgataaaaatataaaataactatggCCCAATTCTCGCAAACAGACAGTACCCTTTCTTTGGCCAACACaatgttttattctaaaatgATGAATTGGCACTTTGAACATTGTAAACATACTGATcagaaatttacaaatattctaataatgtAAGAAGTTGTGTTTGCCTACAGAAAGTGTGAATGTATATGCTGCTGAAAAATAAGCtatcatacaaaaaaattagATGTAAGAAATTAACGATGGGACAGTTAAAATTTTGTGTACAGACCGCCATGAAGAAAAGTAAATCAGATATTCACATACCGAGAAACCGTGGGAATAGCCGAAATTACGGTAAGAAttcattacattataatttgatatttgagTAAAATATCTAGATTTGCAAGTACTCTTACTACTCATCAATCAATCGATAACATCAAGTGACGCTGCACTGGTTGATTTATAAAGTATATTCTCATTTTTGCGAACTCTTGGATTTATTATAAGGACCCACACTGTGAAATATCGTTatgaagaatatttacaaatcacATACACATAATTTTTCAGGTTTACAAGTTCAATGCCGAGATGCAGTCATTTATGAACGTCCGACAGTTGTATCGGGCGATTCAGAGCGCACTACTAAAACACACCTCGCCCGTAAAGCATACACTATATGGAAAACAAACTCGTATATACAAACTTGATTTTGAGattattattctaattttattatcaatacaataactaattaaatgtCTTTCTAGGTTGGTGACGTATATACCTCTACCTAAATAAGAGAATGTGCAATATTACAAGAAATGCGGAGTTCAGGTATCGTCgttgtatttacaaaatgtgCCATTTTAATTGCCCTAGCGGTATATTTAATAACACTAATGTGGTGTCGTAATGATAAGCGAgacaaaacaatacaatattagcTTTGccaatactactactactaataatactcaaataagatttatttttatactgttatTGCTTAAAAGCTCTTGTGATCATGTTAATCTAACCAGTTATTAAATATTCCTTAATATAGCTTATTTTGTCAATGTTCTGTAAATTCTGGTGGCTAcataaaaaagcaataacaaagatttatttactataaaatgtattattattttaacaattcatcattgttttttatgaaaaaataaaagtatattttaatatcaattctatattttctcttacaaataaagttttattattatacaacaagTCTTCGTAGTTCAGTTCTGTAAATTGTCAGTGTGTCAGTTTTAACTATTAACCATTCAAAGTACagtcaaatacattttaatatacctagtaATGTGTGCGTCAGAATGGCTGGTTGCCTGTGGCGTTGGTATATGAGAGTTGATTTGAAAATTGCTACATAATTGCTTATATTtgctacatataataaataattgctacataGGATATATATGtagaaataacataatttttttgaCCAGCCATCCTGACGTTTGGTTGGCTGGTCACCTCATAGTTTAAAGTTAAGCATGCAGAGTTTCCCGAAATGTACTGCGTCAATAATTGCTacatatttacttcatttatcttatttatttggAACTTCAAACATATGTTAAATCAAGGATatagcaattatttaaattatcccGATGAAAAGTgcctgataaaataataaaagcaaatagcTGCAGTGTGTCTTCACTCAACGGTATTGCTATTTTAGGAGGCAGgcgtttgaaataataattgttaaatagcATGTTAATTGTTAAATCCGCAAACACGTTAATTAACGCTCAAGAACTTACAAAATGCCGGCGAAGTACATGTGAAGGTGTAAAATCATTTAGTATATCTTTGCGAGATCTTATTGCATTTGAATTTCATtccaatcaatttatttcaatagatgATCCACCAACATCTCTTTTGTTAGAAGGATCTGAGTTTCATTTACTATCAATAATAGAATTTGTGCCCCCAGTATGTGAAACATTAATTGGTCACTACAAAGCTCATTGCAGACGAAATTTAGAATGGAAATGTTATTATGACGAatcgaaaaaaaatacgaagagTAAAAAGAAGCTTATTCCacattgtataatatatgcgaaaaaataatgtgaaaataagataaattaataattgaatattttttaagtaaattgtaatattattaaactgaaTCTTATGAACGacctacattttgtttttatttacgatacACTTTTAATGTGCTTATTATCCACTTACCTACTCATAACATAACATGCTATTTaacaaatgttatttcaaaCGCCTGCCTCCTAAAATAGCAATACCGTTGAGTGAAGACACACTGCAgctatttgcttttattattttatcaggcACTTTTCATCgggataatttaaataattgctatATCCTTGATTTAACATATGTTTGAAGTTccaaataaataagataaatgaagtaaatatgtAGCAATTATTGACGCAGTACATTTCGGGAAACTCTGCATGCTT encodes:
- the LOC142979015 gene encoding tubulin polyglutamylase TTLL13-like isoform X1, producing MEDLQDTFLRDEDQQSQHSSKQTYLVPHKRKNDKVQEEKAVIDQQAKDEKEHAENVASMLMRNYDLKLYGEDDTSQPTSRTAPIIPIEATRKKKKRKRSQISICLTNCRYESIRKVASAFGMREVSEEEAWNFYWTDMSVSVERAKEMKRFQRINHFPGMLEICRKDLLARNLNRMQKIYPKEYNFFPKTWCLPADFGEALNYSKSRKNKTFIIKPECGSQGRGIYLTKSLKDIKPTDKLICQVYLSKPYLVDGYKFDIRVYTLITSCDPLRIFVYNEGLVRFATSRYADPNVNNTTNVFMHLTNYALNKHSRTYVYDSEAGSKRKISTLNKILLSQGVDLDRLWHSIDQVIVKTIISAWPILKHSYHACFPSHDMFYSQVHACFEILGFDILLDHKLHPYILEVNHSPSFHTDTQLDREVKEGLLTDTFTMLNIWQCDKRRVLEEDRKRIRDRLLQTNKYADFAPAEDKEPEKSPWQTQIQWEETHLGNYRRVYPVGEQYASLFQQPSGSLYTGTASSRARGDCTRIQREEFQQTKAKAEALKKPSQPKQTKEVEKKPGEETGSTTTATVATANTATTDKTSKTSKTRSEKEQKRKDKDKEESKEKKLTGKTSPIVAPVVPEKEIKPPYVLCSFEPDPIVEKEERERVNLLAQRDFLIRSYGMLEQIYLVMKKMGTLRPEDERKYGVYGRLSVVSNSPKTAMKKSKSDIHIPRNRGNSRNYGLQVQCRDAVIYERPTVVSGDSERTTKTHLARKAYTIWKTNSLVTYIPLPK
- the LOC142979015 gene encoding tubulin polyglutamylase TTLL13-like isoform X2 is translated as MEDLQDTFLRDEDQQSQHSSKQTYLVPHKRKNDKVQEKAVIDQQAKDEKEHAENVASMLMRNYDLKLYGEDDTSQPTSRTAPIIPIEATRKKKKRKRSQISICLTNCRYESIRKVASAFGMREVSEEEAWNFYWTDMSVSVERAKEMKRFQRINHFPGMLEICRKDLLARNLNRMQKIYPKEYNFFPKTWCLPADFGEALNYSKSRKNKTFIIKPECGSQGRGIYLTKSLKDIKPTDKLICQVYLSKPYLVDGYKFDIRVYTLITSCDPLRIFVYNEGLVRFATSRYADPNVNNTTNVFMHLTNYALNKHSRTYVYDSEAGSKRKISTLNKILLSQGVDLDRLWHSIDQVIVKTIISAWPILKHSYHACFPSHDMFYSQVHACFEILGFDILLDHKLHPYILEVNHSPSFHTDTQLDREVKEGLLTDTFTMLNIWQCDKRRVLEEDRKRIRDRLLQTNKYADFAPAEDKEPEKSPWQTQIQWEETHLGNYRRVYPVGEQYASLFQQPSGSLYTGTASSRARGDCTRIQREEFQQTKAKAEALKKPSQPKQTKEVEKKPGEETGSTTTATVATANTATTDKTSKTSKTRSEKEQKRKDKDKEESKEKKLTGKTSPIVAPVVPEKEIKPPYVLCSFEPDPIVEKEERERVNLLAQRDFLIRSYGMLEQIYLVMKKMGTLRPEDERKYGVYGRLSVVSNSPKTAMKKSKSDIHIPRNRGNSRNYGLQVQCRDAVIYERPTVVSGDSERTTKTHLARKAYTIWKTNSLVTYIPLPK
- the LOC142979015 gene encoding tubulin polyglutamylase TTLL13-like isoform X3, with the translated sequence MEDLQDTFLRDEDQQSQHSSKQTYLVPHKRKNDKVQEEKAVIDQQAKDEKEHAENVASMLMRNYDLKLYGEDDTSQPTSRTAPIIPIEATRKKKKRKRSQISICLTNCRYESIRKVASAFGMREVSEEEAWNFYWTDMSVSVERAKEMKRFQRINHFPGMLEICRKDLLARNLNRMQKIYPKEYNFFPKTWCLPADFGEALNYSKSRKNKTFIIKPECGSQGRGIYLTKSLKDIKPTDKLICQVYLSKPYLVDGYKFDIRVYTLITSCDPLRIFVYNEGLVRFATSRYADPNVNNTTNVFMHLTNYALNKHSRTYVYDSEAGSKRKISTLNKILLSQGVDLDRLWHSIDQVIVKTIISAWPILKHSYHACFPSHDMVHACFEILGFDILLDHKLHPYILEVNHSPSFHTDTQLDREVKEGLLTDTFTMLNIWQCDKRRVLEEDRKRIRDRLLQTNKYADFAPAEDKEPEKSPWQTQIQWEETHLGNYRRVYPVGEQYASLFQQPSGSLYTGTASSRARGDCTRIQREEFQQTKAKAEALKKPSQPKQTKEVEKKPGEETGSTTTATVATANTATTDKTSKTSKTRSEKEQKRKDKDKEESKEKKLTGKTSPIVAPVVPEKEIKPPYVLCSFEPDPIVEKEERERVNLLAQRDFLIRSYGMLEQIYLVMKKMGTLRPEDERKYGVYGRLSVVSNSPKTAMKKSKSDIHIPRNRGNSRNYGLQVQCRDAVIYERPTVVSGDSERTTKTHLARKAYTIWKTNSLVTYIPLPK